From the Ruania alkalisoli genome, one window contains:
- a CDS encoding sulfatase family protein: MPDTRRPNIVLILSDDHAAHAMSCYGSQVNETPSLDRIATEGVRFDRAGCTNALCAPSRASILTGTHSHRNGMMTLTTPFDSTQPTFPALIQAAGYRTALFGKWHLGHGAGHDPDGFDEWQILDGQGEYDDPELISPAGRTQHPGYVTDVLTDLALEWLDQQGGTQPWLLLLWHKAPHRRWFPGPHEQHLYTDVTFPEPSTLFDDYEGRADAAGEAAIRVGRDLDELDVKTTIPAFDTADERTSWFYQRYLRDYLRCVAGIDRTTGRLLDYLDATEQSDDTLVTYASDQGFFLGDHGWFDKRFMYSDSMRIPLVMRYPAEIPPGTVSTDFALNLDLAQTFLDFAGIEAPDRMQGRSLRPLCRGEHTPWRTHVYYRYWEHLKAGVGAHVGVRTERYALIHYYGEALGVTGSIDEPRHPEWELFDLESDPLELRSCYHDPAYTQVRDELTELLVSTIHETHDTPPPSLHHLAHAS; the protein is encoded by the coding sequence GTGCCTGACACTCGCCGACCGAACATCGTGCTCATCCTGAGCGACGACCACGCCGCGCACGCGATGAGCTGCTACGGCAGCCAGGTGAACGAGACGCCCTCCTTGGACCGCATCGCCACTGAGGGCGTCAGATTCGACCGCGCGGGCTGCACCAATGCGCTCTGCGCCCCGAGCCGGGCGTCGATCCTCACCGGCACCCACAGTCACCGCAACGGGATGATGACCCTGACCACGCCCTTCGACTCGACTCAGCCGACCTTCCCGGCACTGATACAGGCCGCCGGATATCGCACGGCACTGTTCGGCAAATGGCACCTGGGGCACGGCGCCGGGCACGACCCCGACGGTTTCGACGAGTGGCAGATCCTGGACGGCCAGGGTGAGTACGACGATCCCGAGCTGATCAGCCCAGCCGGACGCACCCAGCACCCCGGGTACGTCACCGACGTCCTCACCGACCTTGCCCTCGAATGGCTGGATCAGCAGGGCGGCACACAACCCTGGCTGCTGCTGCTGTGGCACAAGGCCCCGCATCGGCGGTGGTTCCCGGGTCCGCACGAGCAGCACCTCTACACCGACGTCACCTTCCCTGAACCGTCGACTCTCTTCGACGACTACGAAGGACGGGCTGATGCCGCGGGCGAGGCCGCGATCCGGGTAGGCCGCGACCTGGACGAGCTGGACGTGAAGACCACGATCCCGGCGTTCGACACGGCCGACGAGCGCACCTCGTGGTTCTACCAGCGCTACCTGCGTGACTACCTGCGCTGCGTCGCCGGGATCGACCGCACCACGGGCCGCCTCCTGGACTACCTGGACGCCACCGAACAGTCCGACGACACCCTGGTCACCTACGCCAGCGACCAGGGCTTTTTCCTCGGCGACCACGGGTGGTTCGACAAGCGATTCATGTATAGCGACTCGATGCGCATCCCGCTCGTGATGCGCTACCCGGCCGAGATCCCACCCGGGACGGTCAGCACCGACTTCGCCCTCAACCTCGATCTGGCGCAGACGTTCCTCGACTTCGCCGGGATCGAAGCGCCGGATCGGATGCAGGGACGCAGCCTGCGGCCGCTCTGCCGTGGCGAACACACCCCCTGGCGCACGCACGTCTACTACCGCTACTGGGAACACCTCAAGGCCGGTGTGGGTGCCCATGTGGGCGTGCGGACCGAGCGGTACGCGCTCATCCATTACTACGGCGAGGCCCTCGGAGTCACCGGCTCGATCGATGAGCCACGCCATCCGGAGTGGGAGCTTTTTGACCTCGAGTCCGATCCGCTGGAGCTGCGGTCCTGCTACCACGACCCTGCCTACACACAGGTCCGTGACGAGCTGACGGAGCTACTCGTGTCCACCATCCATGAGACCCATGACACACCCCCACCGAGCCTGCACCACCTCGCCCACGCCTCCTAG
- a CDS encoding N-acetylmuramic acid 6-phosphate etherase, which produces MRHPDSTEDRHPGTADIDTWEPQAAIEAILTEDLAGVRAAIAVSGELASLVEQAHARTRAGGRIHYFGVGTSGRLAFLDATESRPTFGVQGLFTAHFPGGPDALLDSSIDREDAEAAGAEDAGALTSGDVAIGVTASGGTAYVRGALAEARHRGAYTALIAHRAGASLSNSVDLAIEAATGPEALTGSTRLKAGTATKVLINAFSTALMMRSGRTWSNLMVQMVATNSKLDERAVRILAMATSRPSEECGKVLAACEGELPVALTAMLSGATPEASRRALAAGGGVRDAVQCLS; this is translated from the coding sequence GTGAGGCATCCCGACTCCACCGAGGACCGCCACCCGGGCACTGCCGACATCGACACCTGGGAACCTCAGGCAGCGATCGAAGCGATCCTGACCGAGGACCTGGCCGGAGTGCGCGCCGCCATAGCTGTCTCCGGCGAGCTCGCCTCTCTGGTGGAGCAGGCCCACGCGCGAACCCGGGCAGGGGGCCGCATCCACTACTTCGGCGTCGGCACCTCAGGACGTCTGGCATTCCTGGACGCCACCGAGTCCCGGCCCACGTTCGGCGTGCAGGGCCTGTTCACTGCCCACTTCCCCGGTGGCCCCGATGCCCTGCTGGACTCCTCGATCGACCGGGAGGACGCCGAAGCTGCTGGGGCGGAGGACGCCGGGGCTCTCACCTCCGGTGACGTCGCGATCGGCGTGACCGCCTCGGGCGGCACTGCCTATGTCCGCGGTGCCCTCGCCGAGGCACGCCATCGCGGCGCGTACACGGCGCTGATCGCCCACCGCGCCGGCGCCTCGCTCAGCAACAGCGTGGACCTTGCGATCGAGGCAGCAACCGGTCCCGAGGCCCTCACCGGTTCCACCCGGTTGAAGGCCGGCACCGCCACCAAGGTGCTGATCAACGCCTTCTCCACAGCGCTGATGATGCGCTCGGGGCGCACCTGGTCCAACCTCATGGTGCAAATGGTTGCCACCAACTCCAAGCTGGACGAACGAGCCGTGCGGATCCTGGCCATGGCCACGTCTCGCCCGAGCGAGGAGTGCGGAAAGGTTCTCGCCGCCTGCGAGGGCGAGCTCCCGGTCGCGCTGACGGCGATGCTCTCCGGAGCGACCCCGGAGGCGAGCCGCCGCGCCCTGGCCGCGGGCGGCGGGGTTCGCGACGCCGTTCAGTGCCTCAGCTAG
- a CDS encoding ABC transporter substrate-binding protein: protein MRRAGRLTGTAAAALASCLALAACSGGGDGNGTDDGDAADSAITFWTPHVQPDRMAAQQEIAAEFTAESGIEVEVVAMAGADQDQALITGAASGDVPDVVLHAPDLSAWQSQGLVDSGAATSVIESLGADTFNQQALDFITIEDTYQAIPADGWVHLIAYRTDLLDEAGISVPASLDELADAAQTIRADVGITGMAMGTQAGTPSATEAIESTFQQTGCELVQDGTVTFDSPECVQAAGNFATLADSSAAGPFDVLSARSAYLNGDAAFLLFSTHILDELAGLDADNPLTCDECADNENFLMENTGFITVLDESNPAQYGTTLNYVIPEGANAEGASEFVEYMLSDGYSAMLGTAPEGRIPLRPGTADSPTEYLDAWGTLPMGGSDQSVADLYGDELVTSLGDGMNAVSRWGFGTEDAVLAGEAFAQNTLAEQLEALYSGTDPEQVVADMAAAVQSLQDELG, encoded by the coding sequence ATGAGAAGAGCAGGACGACTCACTGGAACGGCGGCGGCAGCGCTGGCCTCCTGTCTGGCACTGGCCGCCTGTTCAGGCGGCGGAGATGGCAACGGCACCGACGACGGCGATGCTGCGGACAGTGCCATCACCTTCTGGACACCACACGTCCAGCCGGACCGGATGGCCGCGCAGCAAGAGATCGCCGCAGAGTTCACCGCCGAGAGCGGCATCGAGGTAGAGGTCGTGGCCATGGCAGGCGCCGACCAGGACCAGGCACTGATCACCGGGGCAGCGTCCGGCGATGTCCCCGATGTGGTGCTGCACGCCCCTGACCTGAGCGCCTGGCAGTCCCAAGGGCTGGTCGACTCCGGCGCCGCCACCTCGGTGATCGAAAGTCTCGGCGCGGATACGTTCAACCAGCAAGCTCTCGACTTCATCACGATCGAAGACACCTACCAAGCGATCCCGGCCGACGGTTGGGTCCACTTGATCGCCTATCGTACGGACCTGCTCGACGAGGCAGGCATTTCCGTGCCCGCTTCCCTGGATGAGCTCGCCGATGCGGCCCAGACCATCCGAGCCGATGTCGGGATCACGGGAATGGCGATGGGCACGCAGGCTGGCACGCCATCAGCCACCGAGGCGATCGAGTCCACCTTCCAGCAGACCGGGTGCGAACTGGTGCAGGACGGAACGGTCACCTTCGACTCCCCGGAGTGCGTCCAGGCCGCCGGGAACTTCGCCACCCTCGCCGACTCCAGCGCTGCCGGACCGTTCGACGTGCTCAGCGCACGCTCGGCGTACCTCAACGGCGACGCCGCGTTCCTGCTGTTCTCCACGCACATCCTGGACGAGCTCGCCGGCCTCGATGCGGACAACCCACTCACCTGTGACGAGTGCGCCGACAACGAGAACTTCCTGATGGAGAACACCGGGTTCATCACCGTGCTGGACGAGAGCAACCCCGCTCAGTACGGCACGACCCTGAACTACGTGATCCCCGAAGGTGCGAACGCCGAGGGCGCGAGTGAGTTCGTGGAGTACATGCTCAGCGATGGCTACAGCGCCATGCTCGGCACGGCCCCCGAGGGACGGATCCCGCTGCGACCGGGCACTGCCGACAGCCCGACCGAGTATCTGGATGCGTGGGGCACCCTGCCGATGGGCGGGTCGGACCAGTCGGTCGCCGATCTGTACGGCGATGAGCTGGTGACCTCTCTCGGCGACGGCATGAACGCCGTCTCCCGTTGGGGTTTCGGGACCGAGGATGCAGTGCTCGCGGGTGAGGCGTTCGCGCAGAACACTCTTGCGGAGCAGCTGGAGGCGCTCTACTCCGGTACCGATCCTGAGCAGGTGGTGGCAGACATGGCCGCCGCGGTCCAGTCGCTGCAGGACGAGCTCGGCTAG
- a CDS encoding carbohydrate ABC transporter permease — translation MSDARSTRVARGSRLSRGQRANLHGYLLSAPSYLTITLVILIPFCAVVVFAFAEFRLIDVSQMSLGTIDWSLANMSGALQSGRFWSSLGTTVAYAVFTTIGVIAGGVIVALAMRKPFRGQHVVRALFLVPYVLPVIAAATIWRTMLNPQYGIINAFGTSVLGWEAPIAFLTTRSAEIGGLSIPVALTMVILFEIWKSAPFTFLFVTARLQNVPAELEDAAAIDGANARQRLTHIVLPQLRTVVMVLVLLRFIWSFQNFNDIYLLTQGAGGTEVMAVQVFKQLTVRADVGSAAAYGLCMTAILAVFGIAWALTNRRKEAL, via the coding sequence ATGTCTGACGCCCGCTCGACGAGGGTGGCGCGGGGGTCCCGGCTCAGCCGGGGCCAACGCGCCAATCTCCATGGATACCTGCTCTCAGCACCGTCCTACCTGACCATCACCCTGGTCATTCTCATCCCGTTCTGCGCCGTAGTGGTGTTCGCGTTCGCAGAGTTCCGGCTGATCGACGTTTCTCAGATGAGCCTGGGCACGATCGACTGGTCGCTGGCGAACATGTCCGGTGCCCTGCAGTCCGGCCGGTTCTGGAGCTCGCTCGGGACCACCGTGGCCTACGCGGTTTTCACCACGATCGGTGTGATCGCCGGCGGCGTCATCGTGGCGCTGGCGATGCGCAAACCGTTCCGCGGTCAGCACGTGGTCAGGGCGCTCTTCCTCGTGCCGTACGTACTGCCGGTGATCGCCGCGGCCACGATCTGGCGCACCATGCTCAATCCCCAGTACGGGATCATCAATGCGTTCGGCACATCCGTGCTCGGGTGGGAAGCGCCGATCGCGTTCCTGACCACGCGGTCGGCGGAGATCGGCGGCCTGTCGATCCCGGTGGCCTTGACGATGGTGATCCTGTTCGAGATCTGGAAGTCGGCGCCGTTCACCTTCCTGTTCGTCACGGCCCGCTTGCAGAACGTCCCAGCGGAGCTGGAGGACGCTGCGGCGATCGACGGCGCCAACGCCCGTCAACGGCTCACTCACATCGTGCTGCCACAACTTCGGACCGTGGTGATGGTGCTCGTCCTGCTCCGATTCATCTGGTCGTTCCAGAACTTCAACGACATCTACCTGCTCACCCAGGGCGCCGGCGGTACCGAGGTGATGGCCGTGCAGGTGTTCAAGCAGCTCACGGTGCGCGCTGACGTCGGCAGTGCCGCGGCATACGGCCTGTGCATGACGGCGATCCTGGCCGTGTTCGGGATCGCGTGGGCGTTGACCAACCGGCGGAAGGAGGCGCTGTGA
- a CDS encoding Gfo/Idh/MocA family protein: MTPVTLSVVGAGHRGAEAYGDYCLRYPDRARVVAVAEPDPVRRAEFAEDHQIPAERQFATWSDLLAHDRLSDGLVVATPDLIRDGPVVTGARKGYALLVEKPFAPTEEQLDAMSAAITETGAFVGVAHVLRYTNFYRTVKRLIDEGTIGRLIHIDQTEDIGYWHFAHSYVRGNWRRAEESSPMLLAKSCHDLDLLTWLIDEPAESVSSSGTLTHFTPQHAPEGAPERCTDGCPAADTCPFYAPRLYLDRLSGHHTWPVTAVTRDTSDAGRLAALQDGPYGRCVYRSDNNQVDHQVVTISFGTGVLATLRIGAFTASNTRTIRILGSHGEISGRLDTGELEVRRFLPARGDTVHEWSRWDREVQGRSGLPDDETWTISAGPTSDPDLADRPGRRESDGHAGGDDGLMHEFVEQVQQWRSGQTAALPTELRDAERSHRIAFAAERSRHAGQTVELTA; this comes from the coding sequence ATGACTCCAGTGACATTGAGCGTGGTGGGCGCCGGACATCGAGGGGCGGAGGCGTACGGCGACTACTGCCTGCGCTACCCCGATCGCGCCCGCGTGGTGGCGGTCGCCGAACCGGACCCGGTGCGTCGCGCGGAGTTCGCCGAGGACCACCAGATCCCCGCCGAGAGGCAGTTCGCCACCTGGTCCGATCTGCTGGCCCACGACCGGCTCAGTGACGGTCTCGTGGTGGCGACCCCGGACCTGATCCGCGACGGCCCGGTGGTCACCGGTGCCCGCAAGGGCTACGCCCTGCTGGTGGAGAAGCCGTTCGCTCCCACCGAGGAGCAGCTGGACGCGATGTCCGCAGCGATCACCGAGACCGGCGCATTCGTCGGGGTCGCCCACGTGCTCCGGTACACGAACTTCTACCGCACGGTGAAGCGGCTCATCGACGAGGGCACCATCGGCAGGCTGATTCATATCGACCAGACCGAGGACATCGGCTACTGGCACTTCGCGCACAGCTACGTGCGCGGCAACTGGCGCCGCGCCGAGGAGTCGAGCCCGATGCTGCTGGCCAAGTCCTGCCACGACCTGGACCTGCTCACCTGGTTGATCGACGAACCAGCCGAGTCGGTGTCCTCCTCCGGAACACTGACCCACTTCACGCCCCAGCACGCACCCGAAGGTGCCCCCGAGCGGTGCACGGACGGCTGCCCCGCCGCCGATACCTGCCCCTTCTACGCCCCGCGCCTCTATCTCGACCGGCTCTCCGGCCACCACACCTGGCCGGTCACCGCCGTCACGAGGGACACCAGTGACGCCGGCCGGCTCGCCGCCCTGCAGGACGGTCCCTACGGTCGGTGCGTGTACCGCAGCGACAACAATCAGGTGGACCACCAGGTGGTGACCATCTCCTTCGGTACCGGCGTGCTCGCCACCCTGCGCATCGGTGCGTTCACCGCGTCCAACACGCGCACGATCCGGATCCTGGGTTCGCACGGGGAGATCAGCGGGCGGCTGGACACCGGCGAGCTGGAGGTGCGCCGGTTCCTGCCCGCTCGCGGAGACACGGTGCACGAGTGGTCACGGTGGGACCGAGAAGTGCAGGGGCGCTCTGGCCTCCCGGACGATGAGACGTGGACGATCTCCGCCGGGCCCACCTCGGACCCGGACCTGGCCGATCGCCCCGGGCGCCGGGAGAGCGACGGTCATGCCGGTGGCGACGACGGCCTGATGCACGAGTTCGTCGAGCAGGTGCAGCAATGGCGGTCGGGGCAGACCGCCGCACTGCCGACCGAGCTCCGTGATGCCGAGCGCAGCCACCGGATCGCCTTCGCCGCCGAACGTTCCCGCCACGCCGGGCAGACGGTGGAGCTGACAGCATGA
- a CDS encoding alpha-N-acetylglucosaminidase: MTTPVNAHAVEQLAHRVLGHAQGLQVAHLDGESPSYEYAARAGVVQVRATDTPAACAGLYAYLKDICGVQVAWDSTLPLSVDGGWPDAAPVRRSTPAQHRYYLNVVTTGYTAPYWDWERWQREIDWMALHGITTPLMMVAHEAVLARAFTEQGADPDDVRTWLGSAAHLPWTLMGCTNAFGGPVPATWFDQRLDLAQRILARQRELGMRAVLPAFGGHVPNSLAGADTPRTTWQGFSTALLDAREPRFARVADAVTRAQTELLGTDHLYSADPFIESIPPTSEPERLAEHTRAVYAGMAATDPDAIWVMQGWPFHYHRQFWTTERIAAVTGAVPRGRLLVLDLWAEHAPVWNDGRGISSTPWLWSAVHNFGGRFSVHGDLHGLTRDLGGVLDAAREGQDQVGQLVGTGLAMEAIENNPVFYELATDLTWHTPEVETWVRDYAWQRYDLRDAPPSAKAAATRAWDLLVTTLYRPGASRSIPSPLIARPWDVDPPFARQRSAGEFLDPDAPVLISANIDAESDPTVEGDLPAIAASAGHLLEVASHTGASPALASDLVDALTHLIAQRSRATIRALSAAAQAADPDGVAHYGGLLTWALADLDRLAGTQRERLLGTWLTDASRWGSDAGEQQTLVRDARRLLTVWGEQTSGLHDYSGRHWAGLLGGFYLPRWQIWIDWLTRVATHDGQGDLTELRDAVVGFEESWADQVTIGPTEPSGDLTTIATELLARYRDAS, translated from the coding sequence ATGACCACACCCGTCAACGCCCACGCGGTCGAACAACTCGCCCACCGGGTGCTCGGCCATGCCCAGGGCCTGCAAGTCGCCCACCTGGACGGCGAATCCCCAAGCTACGAGTACGCCGCCCGGGCCGGCGTGGTCCAGGTGCGAGCGACCGACACGCCTGCGGCCTGCGCCGGACTGTACGCCTACCTCAAGGACATCTGCGGGGTTCAGGTCGCCTGGGACAGCACGCTCCCGCTGTCGGTCGACGGCGGCTGGCCCGACGCCGCCCCGGTGCGGCGCTCCACACCGGCCCAGCACCGCTACTACCTGAACGTGGTGACCACCGGCTACACCGCGCCGTACTGGGACTGGGAGCGGTGGCAGCGTGAGATCGACTGGATGGCACTGCACGGCATCACCACCCCACTGATGATGGTGGCCCACGAGGCGGTGCTGGCTCGGGCGTTCACCGAGCAGGGCGCGGACCCGGACGACGTGCGCACCTGGCTCGGCTCCGCAGCCCACCTGCCCTGGACGCTGATGGGCTGCACGAACGCCTTCGGCGGACCTGTGCCCGCCACCTGGTTCGACCAACGCCTGGACCTCGCTCAGCGCATCCTGGCTCGGCAGCGCGAGCTCGGCATGCGCGCTGTGTTGCCCGCGTTCGGCGGGCACGTACCGAACTCCCTCGCGGGTGCCGACACCCCGCGCACCACTTGGCAGGGCTTCTCCACGGCACTGCTCGATGCCCGCGAACCTCGGTTCGCGAGGGTTGCCGATGCCGTCACCCGCGCGCAGACCGAGCTGCTCGGGACCGACCACCTCTACAGCGCCGACCCGTTCATCGAGTCCATCCCGCCGACCAGTGAGCCGGAACGCCTCGCCGAGCACACCCGCGCCGTCTATGCCGGGATGGCCGCGACCGACCCGGACGCGATCTGGGTGATGCAGGGATGGCCGTTCCACTACCACCGGCAGTTCTGGACCACCGAGCGAATCGCCGCCGTCACCGGTGCCGTGCCCCGTGGACGACTGCTCGTGCTGGACCTGTGGGCCGAGCACGCGCCGGTCTGGAACGACGGCCGCGGCATCTCCAGCACCCCGTGGCTGTGGTCCGCGGTGCACAACTTCGGCGGCCGGTTCTCCGTGCACGGCGATCTGCACGGCCTGACCCGTGACCTCGGCGGTGTGCTCGACGCCGCACGGGAGGGGCAGGACCAGGTCGGCCAGCTGGTCGGCACCGGGCTCGCGATGGAGGCGATCGAGAACAACCCGGTCTTCTACGAGCTGGCCACGGACCTGACCTGGCACACCCCGGAGGTCGAGACCTGGGTGCGCGACTACGCGTGGCAACGCTACGACCTCCGGGACGCTCCGCCGTCGGCGAAGGCTGCGGCCACCCGCGCGTGGGACCTGCTGGTGACCACGCTCTACCGGCCCGGGGCGAGCCGTTCGATTCCGTCCCCGTTGATCGCACGCCCGTGGGACGTGGATCCGCCCTTCGCCCGCCAGCGCAGCGCGGGGGAGTTCCTCGACCCGGACGCACCGGTGCTGATCTCGGCGAACATCGACGCCGAGTCGGACCCGACCGTGGAAGGGGACCTACCGGCGATTGCCGCGTCCGCCGGCCACCTGCTCGAGGTGGCCAGCCACACGGGTGCGTCACCGGCCCTGGCGAGCGACCTCGTGGATGCGCTCACCCACTTGATCGCGCAACGTAGCCGTGCCACGATCCGCGCCCTCTCGGCGGCCGCCCAGGCGGCAGATCCCGACGGCGTCGCTCACTACGGTGGCCTTCTCACCTGGGCGTTGGCCGACCTGGACCGGTTGGCCGGCACTCAGCGTGAGCGGCTCCTGGGCACCTGGCTCACCGATGCGTCCCGTTGGGGTTCTGACGCCGGTGAGCAGCAGACGCTGGTGCGCGATGCGCGCCGTCTCCTGACGGTGTGGGGCGAGCAGACCTCGGGGCTGCACGACTACTCCGGACGGCACTGGGCCGGTTTGCTCGGCGGGTTCTACCTACCGCGCTGGCAGATCTGGATCGACTGGCTCACCCGGGTGGCCACCCACGATGGTCAGGGCGATCTGACCGAGCTGCGGGACGCCGTCGTGGGATTCGAGGAGTCCTGGGCGGACCAGGTGACCATCGGGCCGACGGAGCCCAGCGGGGACCTGACCACCATCGCGACCGAACTGCTGGCCAGGTACCGCGACGCTAGCTGA
- a CDS encoding carbohydrate ABC transporter permease, whose product MSAAREPTSIRALRATIIVGAMVLTCGPVLYGVLLSLRPFAAALNDPLSIVPTLDEISFDAYVQAMRSTADGGYGLGGFLLNSLILAAGTVLASILASILGAYATARIHFSGRSVGNTIIVAVYMFPGIVLAVPLFVLLSRAGLTSSLVGLVIVYVALTVPVSLYMLRNYFIALPASIEDAAMIDGCSLLGVIWRIVLPIALPGIAATAMYIFMIAWNEYLYALLFLVQARDLWTAPLGIAQLTEFDTPVTILLAGSIVVTIPVVLLFVLAQRLLISGLAAGAEK is encoded by the coding sequence GTGAGCGCGGCACGAGAGCCAACCTCCATCCGGGCGCTGCGGGCCACGATCATCGTCGGTGCCATGGTGCTCACCTGCGGGCCGGTGCTGTACGGCGTGCTGCTGTCCCTGCGCCCGTTCGCCGCGGCGCTGAACGACCCGCTCAGCATCGTGCCGACCCTGGACGAGATCAGCTTCGACGCCTACGTGCAAGCCATGCGATCGACCGCCGACGGCGGCTACGGTCTGGGCGGATTCCTGCTCAACTCCCTGATCCTGGCCGCCGGGACGGTGCTCGCCTCGATCCTTGCGAGCATCCTGGGCGCCTACGCCACCGCCCGGATCCACTTCTCCGGACGCAGCGTGGGCAACACCATCATCGTGGCCGTCTACATGTTCCCCGGCATCGTGCTGGCGGTGCCGCTGTTCGTGCTGCTCAGCCGTGCCGGACTCACCTCGAGCCTGGTCGGGCTGGTCATCGTCTATGTCGCCCTGACCGTGCCGGTATCGCTGTACATGCTGCGCAACTACTTCATCGCTCTGCCCGCCAGCATCGAGGATGCCGCCATGATCGACGGGTGCTCCCTGCTGGGCGTGATCTGGCGGATCGTCCTGCCGATCGCCCTCCCCGGGATCGCGGCCACAGCGATGTACATCTTCATGATCGCGTGGAACGAGTACCTGTACGCCCTGCTGTTCCTCGTTCAGGCGCGCGACCTGTGGACCGCACCGCTGGGTATCGCCCAGCTGACCGAGTTCGACACCCCGGTGACGATCCTGCTCGCCGGGTCGATCGTGGTGACGATCCCGGTGGTGCTGCTGTTCGTCCTCGCCCAGCGGCTGCTGATCAGCGGGCTGGCAGCGGGAGCAGAGAAGTGA
- the arsB gene encoding ACR3 family arsenite efflux transporter codes for MQHPAAQPARLSALDRGLPLWIGLAMVAGLILGRFVPALSDLLARLEIGGISLPIALGLLVMMYPVLAKVRYDKVAAVTGDRKLLLASLALNWLLGPLLMFALAWIFLADLPEYRTGLIIVGLARCIAMVVIWNDLACGDREAAAVLVALNSVFQVLAFSLLGYFYLAVLPDWLGLEGAALDVSMGKIAINVLVFLGIPLLAGFLSRLIGERARGRDWYEERFVPRIGPWALYGLLFTIVLLFALQGEAVTSNPWDVVRIALPLLVYFALMWGLGIVAGKALGLGYERSATLAFTAAGNNFELAIAVAIGTFGATSGQALAGVVGPLIEVPVLVGLVYVSLWVGRRWWGRDPRSSQGDAAVTAETPTSHEEIRS; via the coding sequence ATGCAGCATCCGGCCGCTCAGCCGGCCCGTCTCTCCGCCCTCGACCGTGGCCTCCCGCTCTGGATCGGGCTCGCGATGGTCGCCGGGCTGATTCTCGGCCGCTTCGTCCCCGCGCTGAGCGATCTGCTCGCCCGGCTCGAGATCGGCGGGATCTCCCTGCCGATCGCCCTCGGCCTGCTGGTGATGATGTACCCGGTGCTGGCGAAGGTCCGATACGACAAAGTGGCCGCCGTCACCGGCGACCGTAAACTCCTGCTCGCCTCGCTCGCGCTGAACTGGCTGCTCGGCCCGCTGCTGATGTTCGCCCTGGCGTGGATCTTCCTCGCCGACCTGCCCGAGTACCGCACCGGTCTGATCATCGTGGGCCTGGCCCGGTGTATCGCCATGGTGGTCATCTGGAACGACCTCGCCTGCGGTGACCGCGAAGCGGCTGCCGTGCTCGTCGCCCTCAACTCCGTCTTCCAGGTGCTCGCCTTCAGCCTGCTCGGCTACTTCTACCTCGCCGTGCTGCCCGACTGGCTCGGCCTCGAGGGTGCTGCCCTGGACGTCTCCATGGGGAAGATCGCGATCAACGTGCTCGTCTTCCTCGGGATACCGCTCCTGGCCGGCTTCCTCTCCCGCCTCATCGGTGAACGCGCCCGCGGACGCGACTGGTACGAGGAGCGCTTCGTCCCCCGCATCGGACCGTGGGCCCTCTACGGTCTGCTGTTCACCATCGTGCTGCTGTTCGCGCTCCAGGGTGAGGCGGTCACCTCCAACCCCTGGGACGTCGTCCGCATCGCACTGCCGCTGCTCGTCTACTTCGCGCTCATGTGGGGCCTCGGGATCGTCGCCGGCAAGGCCCTCGGCCTGGGCTACGAACGCTCCGCCACGCTCGCATTCACCGCCGCCGGCAACAACTTCGAGCTTGCGATCGCCGTGGCGATCGGCACCTTCGGAGCCACCTCCGGGCAGGCACTCGCGGGCGTCGTCGGCCCGCTCATCGAGGTTCCCGTGCTCGTGGGCCTCGTCTACGTCTCCCTGTGGGTCGGCCGCCGCTGGTGGGGCCGTGATCCACGCAGCTCACAGGGCGACGCCGCTGTCACCGCTGAGACCCCCACCTCCCATGAGGAGATCCGATCATGA